The following are from one region of the Microbacterium paraoxydans genome:
- the trmB gene encoding tRNA (guanosine(46)-N7)-methyltransferase TrmB — translation MPEPRTFRDEPVSFVRRSGRMSEAQERAFTDLAPRYLLDVPRAVAWTSVHPEARFDVAAEYGREADLFVEIGSGQGHAIVAAASNRPRDDFLAVEVFRAGLARTMLDADRAGVQNLRVVEANAPEVLSSYLPEAAAAEVWIFFPDPWHKKRHTKRRLVRPGFGDTAARALRDGGLLRLATDWEDYALQMREVLDAEPLFERAFEGDWAERFDGRVMTAFERKGLAKGRDIRDLVYRRRDRA, via the coding sequence ATGCCCGAACCGCGTACCTTCCGCGACGAGCCGGTGTCCTTCGTGCGTCGGAGCGGCCGGATGTCCGAGGCGCAGGAGCGCGCCTTCACCGATCTCGCCCCGCGCTATCTGCTGGATGTCCCGCGCGCGGTGGCGTGGACCTCCGTGCACCCCGAGGCGCGGTTCGACGTCGCCGCCGAGTACGGCCGGGAGGCGGACCTCTTCGTCGAGATCGGCTCCGGCCAGGGGCATGCCATCGTCGCCGCCGCGTCGAACCGGCCGCGCGACGACTTCCTCGCCGTCGAGGTCTTCCGCGCGGGCCTCGCCCGGACCATGCTCGACGCCGACCGTGCGGGTGTACAGAACCTCCGCGTCGTGGAGGCCAACGCGCCGGAGGTGCTCTCCTCGTACCTGCCGGAGGCCGCGGCGGCCGAGGTGTGGATCTTCTTCCCCGATCCGTGGCACAAGAAGCGCCACACGAAACGTCGTCTGGTGCGGCCCGGATTCGGTGACACGGCGGCCAGGGCGCTGCGCGACGGCGGCCTCCTGCGGCTCGCGACCGACTGGGAGGACTACGCGCTCCAGATGCGGGAGGTGCTGGACGCCGAGCCCCTGTTCGAGCGGGCCTTCGAGGGCGACTGGGCCGAGCGGTTCGACGGTCGGGTCATGACCGCGTTCGAGCGGAAGGGTCTCGCGAAGGGGCGCGACATCCGCGATCTCGTGTACCGCCGACGGGATCGTGCATGA
- a CDS encoding SIP domain-containing protein codes for MDTTLDTRGTRAARRAARRRAHHLVTADEHSLLDLEAFLATLPLCASGRIFIEVPDASDIGVIHAPGRMTVTWLARSARSGAPGSGRGCAPGQALARATCAWADEMLVDDEVETHVTLLGGYLGTADIVEHLTDRLGVAVNRIRVPERFGLLPVEG; via the coding sequence ATGGACACCACGCTCGACACCCGAGGCACGCGTGCGGCTCGCCGCGCGGCGCGCCGTCGCGCACACCACCTGGTGACCGCCGACGAGCACTCGCTGCTCGACCTCGAGGCGTTCCTCGCGACCCTCCCGCTGTGCGCGTCCGGTCGCATCTTCATCGAGGTTCCCGACGCCTCCGACATCGGCGTCATCCACGCGCCCGGTCGCATGACGGTCACCTGGCTCGCCCGCTCCGCACGCTCCGGAGCCCCGGGAAGCGGTCGCGGCTGCGCGCCCGGACAGGCCCTGGCCCGAGCCACCTGCGCATGGGCCGACGAGATGCTCGTGGACGACGAGGTCGAGACGCACGTCACGCTGCTCGGGGGTTACCTCGGCACCGCCGACATCGTCGAGCACCTCACCGACCGCCTCGGCGTGGCCGTGAACCGGATCCGCGTGCCGGAGCGCTTCGGACTGCTTCCCGTCGAGGGCTGA
- a CDS encoding arginase family protein: MVRFLVVPQWQGSPAARAMLLVDGASAIAGDLPRAATTVLDVPVEAGEALGTGVRRLSALTRTRDLVAGHLEAGTVLIGGDCSITVAALDTLPGGTDDLAVVWCDAHGDLHTPDTSPSGAFSGMALRAVLGEGEPQLALSPGIPRDRVITVGVRNLDESETDEWDRLRNLGVADLDDPAALADAVQATGAQRVWVHIDVDVLDPASFTGVSAAVPFGVTPASLSTAIRELRSRVPLAGATIAGFAPRTPADAVDDLGAILRLVGAVA; the protein is encoded by the coding sequence ATGGTGCGTTTCCTGGTCGTGCCGCAGTGGCAGGGTTCGCCCGCCGCGCGCGCGATGCTCCTCGTCGACGGCGCGTCGGCGATCGCAGGCGATCTCCCGCGTGCGGCGACGACGGTCCTCGACGTTCCGGTCGAAGCCGGCGAGGCGCTGGGCACGGGCGTCCGGCGGCTCAGCGCCCTCACACGTACGCGGGATCTCGTCGCCGGACATCTCGAAGCCGGAACCGTGCTGATCGGCGGCGACTGCAGCATCACCGTCGCCGCACTCGACACGCTCCCCGGCGGAACCGACGACCTCGCCGTGGTCTGGTGCGATGCGCACGGCGATCTGCACACGCCGGACACCTCGCCGTCCGGGGCCTTCTCCGGCATGGCGCTGCGTGCGGTCCTCGGTGAGGGAGAACCGCAGCTCGCTCTGTCCCCCGGCATCCCCCGCGATCGCGTCATCACCGTGGGTGTCCGGAACCTCGACGAGTCCGAGACCGACGAATGGGACCGCCTCCGGAATCTCGGGGTGGCCGATCTGGACGACCCCGCGGCGCTGGCCGACGCCGTGCAGGCCACGGGGGCGCAGCGGGTGTGGGTGCACATCGACGTCGACGTCCTCGACCCGGCGTCGTTCACCGGAGTCTCCGCCGCCGTGCCCTTCGGCGTGACCCCCGCGTCCCTGAGCACGGCGATCCGCGAGCTCCGGAGCCGCGTCCCCCTCGCCGGGGCGACCATCGCGGGCTTCGCCCCTCGCACGCCGGCCGACGCCGTCGACGACCTCGGCGCGATCCTGCGCCTCGTCGGAGCCGTCGCGTGA
- a CDS encoding CPBP family intramembrane glutamic endopeptidase has translation MTQAPPSAPVGVRLVPAALVCAAAPAFFVVALPWLGWLLLALGVGAALLVERRGEPLPGPDGSRRPSLTRDLSLIALGMLIVSVIPLAAELDNLAMLRFTLALGGAVLVPYLISRFAFRDRAIRFPWRTGQRWGVLHWGWLVAVLVLGWLILPFYFITSGVYQNWPVVDTPDLIARLFVGVGAVGIWDELFFICTVFALLRRHFPDALANALQAVVFVSFLWELGYREWGPLLTIPFALLQGFIFLRTHSLAYVVTVHLLFDAVVFAVLVHAHNPGLLPIFLV, from the coding sequence ATGACGCAGGCCCCTCCGAGCGCGCCCGTGGGGGTGCGCCTCGTCCCGGCGGCGCTGGTGTGCGCGGCCGCCCCGGCCTTCTTCGTCGTGGCGCTGCCCTGGCTCGGCTGGCTGCTCCTGGCGCTGGGCGTCGGTGCCGCCCTGCTCGTGGAGCGCCGCGGCGAGCCGCTCCCCGGGCCCGACGGATCCCGGCGGCCATCGCTCACGCGGGACCTCTCGCTGATCGCGCTCGGCATGCTCATCGTGAGTGTCATCCCGCTCGCGGCGGAGCTCGACAACCTGGCCATGCTGCGCTTCACCCTCGCGCTCGGCGGTGCGGTGCTCGTGCCGTATCTGATCTCGCGGTTCGCCTTCCGCGACCGGGCGATCCGGTTCCCCTGGCGGACGGGGCAGCGCTGGGGAGTGCTGCACTGGGGCTGGCTCGTCGCGGTGCTGGTGCTCGGCTGGCTGATCCTGCCCTTCTACTTCATCACCAGCGGCGTCTATCAGAACTGGCCCGTGGTGGACACGCCCGATCTCATCGCGCGGCTGTTCGTCGGCGTCGGCGCGGTCGGCATCTGGGATGAGCTGTTCTTCATCTGCACCGTCTTCGCGCTGCTGCGGCGCCATTTCCCCGATGCGCTCGCGAACGCGCTGCAGGCCGTCGTTTTCGTCTCCTTCCTGTGGGAACTCGGGTACCGCGAATGGGGGCCGCTGCTGACCATCCCGTTCGCGCTCCTGCAGGGATTCATCTTCCTCCGGACGCACTCGCTGGCCTACGTCGTCACGGTGCACCTCCTCTTCGACGCGGTCGTCTTCGCCGTCCTCGTCCACGCCCAC
- a CDS encoding TPM domain-containing protein, with protein sequence MTKRWLALGALALAVATGALSASAASATDPLTLDSGYVTDQADVLSPVEEEQVESRLQELTDNSSADLFVVLVDDFTDPSDSVAWADQVANDNRLGPDQYLLAIAVEGRSLYISADSSGPLSDAQLAAIEDAIAPLAGDGDWVGAITLAADEIQGDGGAGALRVTLIVVGVIAAALLIWLIVALVRRARRNAAIRERGAMPETPDPADPFSTLTDAQVEQQAGVALVRADDAITSSREELGFAVAQYGEGATAEFSRAVDEAKAKIAEAFDLRQKLDDEIEDSVHDRRAWHIRIIRLADEIDEILDDNTEAFDELRQLEQNAPQELERVRRERADLTPLLASAAPALAALAATYDRAALSTIADNPAQAQERASLADRAIDAAAQALTSGRSGEAAFAIRTAEQAVAQAAQLIQAITALGTELSGIEAQAQALVTELQGDVAAAAQLPDPTGALAGASQAVTAQLQRAQADLVATPRNPQRALDALTAANAQIDEAIAHGHEAVERARRAQQLLEQTLAQAASEIRAAREFIETRRGTVGSTARTRLAAADAALTQALTLRTSDVENALAEAQRALGLAREAASAAQADLRAYSPGAYADDGWGGVFGGSGSRSGGSGIGGDILGGIIGGLLAGGGGGGSSRRSSGWRSSGGFRSSGFGGGGSRGGGRGRSGGRRF encoded by the coding sequence ATGACGAAACGGTGGCTGGCGCTGGGCGCTCTCGCCCTCGCGGTCGCGACGGGCGCGCTGTCCGCCTCGGCGGCGTCCGCGACCGATCCGCTCACGCTCGACTCCGGGTACGTCACCGACCAGGCCGACGTCCTCTCCCCCGTCGAGGAGGAACAGGTCGAGTCGCGCCTGCAGGAGCTCACCGACAACTCCTCCGCCGATCTCTTCGTCGTCCTCGTCGACGACTTCACCGACCCGAGCGACAGCGTCGCCTGGGCCGACCAGGTCGCGAACGACAACCGGCTCGGCCCTGATCAGTACCTCCTCGCGATCGCCGTCGAGGGGCGCAGCCTCTACATCTCCGCGGACTCCTCCGGGCCGTTGAGCGACGCGCAGCTCGCCGCCATCGAAGACGCCATCGCCCCGCTCGCCGGCGACGGCGACTGGGTCGGCGCGATCACGCTGGCCGCCGACGAGATCCAGGGGGACGGCGGTGCCGGAGCGCTCCGCGTCACGCTGATCGTCGTCGGGGTGATCGCGGCCGCCCTGCTCATCTGGCTCATCGTCGCTCTGGTCCGACGCGCACGCCGCAACGCAGCCATCCGCGAGCGGGGCGCCATGCCGGAGACCCCGGATCCCGCCGACCCGTTCTCCACGCTCACCGATGCCCAGGTCGAGCAGCAGGCCGGCGTCGCACTCGTCCGCGCCGACGACGCGATCACCTCGAGTCGGGAGGAGCTGGGATTCGCCGTGGCGCAGTACGGCGAGGGCGCGACCGCGGAGTTCTCCCGCGCCGTCGACGAGGCGAAGGCGAAGATCGCCGAGGCGTTCGATCTCCGGCAGAAGCTCGACGATGAGATCGAGGACTCCGTCCACGACCGGCGCGCCTGGCACATCCGTATCATCCGGCTGGCCGACGAGATCGACGAGATCCTCGACGACAACACCGAGGCCTTCGACGAGCTGCGCCAGCTCGAGCAGAACGCACCGCAGGAGCTGGAGCGGGTACGACGAGAGCGCGCCGATCTGACGCCGCTCCTCGCCTCGGCCGCTCCCGCCCTCGCCGCTCTCGCCGCGACCTACGACCGGGCCGCCCTGAGCACCATTGCGGACAATCCGGCACAGGCGCAGGAGCGCGCGTCCTTGGCCGATCGAGCGATCGATGCCGCGGCACAGGCACTGACGAGCGGACGCTCCGGTGAGGCGGCGTTCGCGATCCGCACGGCCGAGCAGGCGGTGGCGCAGGCGGCGCAGCTGATCCAGGCGATCACGGCGCTCGGCACCGAGCTGTCCGGCATCGAGGCGCAGGCGCAGGCGCTCGTCACCGAGCTCCAGGGCGATGTGGCTGCGGCGGCGCAACTGCCCGACCCGACCGGTGCCCTGGCGGGTGCGTCCCAGGCGGTGACCGCGCAGCTGCAGAGGGCGCAGGCCGACCTCGTCGCCACGCCACGCAACCCGCAGCGGGCCCTCGACGCCCTCACGGCGGCGAACGCGCAGATCGACGAGGCGATCGCGCACGGACACGAAGCCGTGGAGCGCGCCCGAAGGGCCCAGCAGCTCCTGGAGCAGACCCTCGCCCAGGCGGCCTCCGAGATCCGGGCTGCCCGGGAGTTCATCGAGACACGCCGCGGCACCGTGGGCTCCACCGCCCGCACGCGCCTGGCGGCCGCCGACGCCGCGTTGACCCAGGCCCTCACCCTGCGCACGTCGGATGTCGAGAACGCCCTGGCCGAGGCCCAGCGGGCGCTCGGTCTCGCGCGCGAGGCCGCATCCGCCGCACAGGCCGATCTGCGCGCGTACTCCCCCGGCGCCTACGCGGACGACGGCTGGGGCGGAGTCTTCGGCGGCTCCGGGTCCCGTTCCGGCGGCTCCGGCATCGGCGGGGACATCCTCGGCGGGATCATCGGCGGACTCCTCGCCGGCGGCGGGGGCGGCGGCTCGTCCCGGCGCAGCAGCGGCTGGCGCTCCTCGGGCGGCTTCCGCAGCTCCGGCTTCGGCGGAGGCGGGTCCCGCGGCGGCGGACGCGGACGCTCCGGAGGTCGACGCTTCTGA
- a CDS encoding PspA/IM30 family protein gives MTKQSIFGRISTLVRANINALLDSAEDPQKMLDQLVRDYTNSIADAESAIAETIGNLRLLERDHEEDVQAANEWGNKALAASRKADEMRGAGNTADADKFDNLAKIALQRQISAEREATSAEPQIAAQTEIVDKLKSGLNGMKDKLNELKNKRSELLARAKVAEAQTKVQDAVSSINVLDPTSELGRFEDKVRRQEALAQGKAELAASSLDAQFESLEDLGELTEVEARLAELKAGGTAPRQALEGN, from the coding sequence ATGACCAAGCAGTCCATCTTCGGACGGATCTCCACCCTCGTCCGCGCGAACATCAATGCCCTCCTGGACTCTGCGGAGGACCCGCAGAAGATGCTCGACCAGCTCGTCCGCGACTACACCAACAGCATCGCCGACGCCGAGTCCGCCATCGCGGAGACCATCGGCAACCTGCGGCTGCTGGAGCGCGACCACGAGGAAGACGTGCAGGCGGCCAACGAATGGGGCAACAAGGCCCTCGCCGCCAGCCGCAAGGCCGACGAGATGCGCGGCGCGGGCAACACCGCCGACGCCGACAAGTTCGACAACCTCGCGAAGATCGCCCTGCAGCGCCAGATCAGCGCCGAGCGGGAGGCGACGAGCGCCGAACCGCAGATCGCGGCCCAGACGGAGATCGTCGACAAGCTCAAGAGCGGCCTGAACGGCATGAAGGACAAGCTCAACGAGCTGAAGAACAAGCGCAGCGAGCTCCTCGCCCGTGCCAAGGTCGCCGAGGCGCAGACCAAGGTGCAGGACGCGGTCAGCTCCATCAACGTGCTCGACCCCACCAGCGAGCTCGGCCGGTTCGAGGACAAGGTCCGCCGCCAGGAGGCTCTCGCCCAGGGCAAGGCGGAGCTGGCCGCGTCGAGCCTCGACGCCCAGTTCGAGAGCCTCGAGGATCTCGGCGAGCTGACCGAGGTCGAGGCGCGCCTCGCCGAGCTGAAGGCCGGCGGCACCGCGCCGCGCCAGGCGCTCGAAGGCAACTGA
- a CDS encoding DUF3097 domain-containing protein — translation MDDRYGSDVLATGWRERGVKPVPQVPAEVDLVVEVAADGFCGAVTKVQGGAVELEDRVGRRRLFPLGGGFLIDGAPVRLTVPAASAQGPRRTASGSFAVADQRARTALPSRILVEGRHDAELVEKVWGADLRVEGVVVEYLQGVDLLDDLLAAEPPSARRRYGVLVDHLVPGSKESRIAEAVARGPHGRHVRIVGHPFVDVWQCVTPRALGIAAWPEIPRGIDWKTGICRAFGWPHETQADTAKAWQHILSKVTTYRDLEPALLGRVEELIDFVTEPAG, via the coding sequence ATGGACGACAGGTACGGATCGGACGTGCTGGCGACGGGCTGGCGCGAGCGCGGCGTGAAGCCGGTGCCGCAGGTGCCCGCGGAGGTCGATCTCGTGGTCGAGGTCGCGGCGGACGGATTCTGCGGTGCGGTGACCAAGGTGCAGGGCGGTGCGGTGGAGCTCGAGGACCGCGTCGGGCGACGGCGGCTGTTCCCCCTCGGCGGCGGCTTCCTCATCGACGGGGCACCGGTCCGCCTCACGGTGCCGGCGGCATCCGCGCAGGGACCCCGCCGCACCGCCTCCGGCTCCTTCGCGGTGGCGGATCAGCGGGCGCGGACGGCGCTGCCCAGCCGGATCCTCGTCGAAGGACGGCACGACGCCGAGCTCGTCGAGAAGGTGTGGGGTGCCGACCTGCGCGTCGAGGGCGTCGTCGTCGAGTACCTCCAGGGCGTGGACCTGCTGGACGACCTCCTCGCGGCGGAGCCGCCGAGCGCACGCCGGCGGTACGGCGTCCTCGTCGACCACCTCGTCCCCGGGTCGAAGGAGTCCCGCATAGCCGAGGCGGTGGCCCGCGGACCGCACGGCCGGCACGTCCGCATCGTCGGCCACCCGTTCGTCGACGTCTGGCAGTGCGTGACCCCTCGGGCCCTCGGCATCGCGGCGTGGCCCGAGATCCCGCGCGGCATCGACTGGAAGACGGGCATCTGCCGCGCCTTCGGCTGGCCGCACGAGACGCAGGCCGACACCGCCAAGGCCTGGCAGCACATCCTGTCGAAGGTCACGACCTACCGCGACCTGGAGCCCGCGCTCCTGGGCCGGGTGGAAGAGCTGATCGACTTCGTCACCGAGCCCGCGGGCTGA